aaaaagaattcgATTTGTAAAGCGAATTTTATTTGAGCAAACGCCCCAGGAGAAAGAATAATACATGTATTAAGTTTGGAGTAAATGTTGAATGTTGAAGTTTGTCAAAGAAGTTTCTAAGcgatttaaatttgatatgcTCTCTAAgtatgctatatttttaatataatttctctaatattatttactgtaatttttaatattgttccCTTTTGAATTACTCATGCAATAGAACAATTGtctaatttgaaattaaacggcTGACATTCACATCTGATTCAAGATCTCTTGCTGAAGCGACGACTCCAAGCAATCTCTAGCCGGCGGTGGTAGAGGCAATCGAACGGGTGTCGCCGCGATGTTGTCCCATAAACCGGGCAATCGAGAGCCATCTGAGCCGTTGCATTGcatacctatatatataagtaattaacagattaacaattaattgcaGATTATTGCAGAAAGAAACATACATTAAACATAattggtttttaaaaatatagatttcttTCCGTGTTGCGTATTGAGcgctttgttaaaaattatcaaaatttaaaagaacgTTAAACACATAGTTTCTAGGTGCGAACCTAAAGGCGCAGCTTCGTAGAGATCGTGAAGAGCTTCTACGCGGATCTTTGTCCACTCGATACTCTGATAATTCGCCGAGATGCCCTTCTCTGCACTAGTTTTTTGACTTTCCCATTCTCGCATGTAGCGAAAATACGTTCGCAGAGCATCGTCACTTATGGCGCTTTTGCACACCTAACATGAAATTTTGTAAGACAATCATATTTTTCCCCTTCAATCGCGGAtgcaaatgaataaatttgttttatttacatttttttaatttatagcgTACCTCTAATCGCGCGTTGGGATAATAATGAACGTAATTGACGCACATCTCGTCGGATATAGCGAAGCCGCCGAGAGTCACATTGTCCCTCTTCACGGTGTTATATGTGCACGTGGTTATCAGAGAATCTCCCTgaaagatatttcattttattcgttcaaattattatttttaattttcttcatttagcCGCTTAATCATCTCGTGGCTGTTCGTTTTCGATCAACAAGAAAGAGGCGATCATGTATAacgcattatattatttttacattttgaggCTTTCGatttctaacaaattaattaatttctgtatTCATCCGGTATCTATcttcatttctttatttctatattctgTTCAACATAATAAGTTTTCTTACGGGCAGAACAGTAACTGGTTTCGGCAATAGTCGGATCTCTTGAAAATGTGTGGAGTAATGATTGTCATAGTTCAATGATGATAGTTCCTCGCCATCCCTTACGTGACGAGTGATGACCTTGGTGCCCGTCAGATGCGTGTGCAGCTGAGAGGCGAAAATGTGAATACCGTTTTGTGGCAATCCGATCCCGGTGCATTCCGTTATGCAATGTCCGGATAGAGTGAAAGCTTCCTGAGAGAAAGTAAAGAAGAATTGGATTCATTAAAACTGAAAAGCCACCTAGAAAATTGTAAATCTAAAGattagtatttcttttttattcagaaaaaaCAACAGAATTATCATTATACTTATAGTCgaagaaattttaaacttgtaaaaaaCGGGAAAAAGAATGTACTGGCCCAGCAAATTTTACGCTATTATAGCAAAATACGTTAGTTATTTTATGGATAGCAAAGAGAGATTTGTTGCAgatgctaattttatttgctaaatcTGTATCGTTATAACGAATTGACTTTTACTTTGTCATTAAAGTTTGTATTGGCAGCGACAATTTTGCTGCATTGGCAAAACACATTTGTTCTTTCTTTACTTGTAGCGGAGGTATAGCCATCTTATCAGTATACTCGAGTCCCAGCTCGATCACACCAGCGTCGTATTTTCTAAGAGTTTTTGTGAGGACAAATCGAATTCCGGACGAGTCGACAACACCCTGATGCAGTTCGGGATTATTATAATGCACCTCCAGCATGATGTACGGATTGAAATCGGCCCCACCGATGGACAAACCGGCTTCTTCCGGATACACAAACGCGTCAGCGCCCATCGCCCATGCCGCCAACACTTTCTTACAAATCTGTATGGATCAAGCTGAACGTCATCAttgttgaatttaaaacaactaTCGAAGACATGGACACTTTTCTGTCAGAAAGATAGTATATTCATGATCTTTTTACTGAAAATCTTTGAAACGGCTTTAATTGCTATCGATTAGCAATTGATGTTTCGATTTAACagtaaattgaatttttctgacaaatatttaaagtaaccTGCGTCTTTTCCGGTCTATCAGCTCCATCGCAGGGCCCGTCGTACATCGGCACTTCCAGATTCGCGAGCCCGGCGCAATGGAAGACTTCCATGTGATGTACAAGATGTTCGTTACCTGCTTGTATGGCGGGACCAAATTGTAGGATATGATGCCTaccgataaatatatttattcgctaAGTTTTCAGTAAAAAGAATAGCcgattgcaaataaaaacgtTCCGAACAAACCGGACGAAAGTATGACAATAATGAGACGTGAAAcgcgtaaaaaaaatcttacaaatttattaaaacatgcATAGTTTTGTATTTGCATGCACATATACTTTTGCCTCAACACCGCTGGCAGTTTGTGCACGCGACACCAATAGGTGGTCTCCTTGTTCGGCACTTGAACTCGATGGGTGAGCAGTTCCAGCTGCCAGGCGTTCGCGGGGAACTTGGGCTTCTTATGGGACACCCTACGCAATTCCGTACGGGACATGCCCGACGCTTTCGCGTCTGACGTCTCGAGACCGGCCAAAGAGGACAGTGGTCCGCGACCGCGGAGCCACACGAGATGCGTGGTGCCTCTCTGAGGACAAATATTTTGCCACGATTTAATCAAGATTTTCGACAAGAATAACAATACTTCGCAGAAGAACAACAAGCTAATAGAGCAGAAGCCGGATAGAAttgctcaaaaattcatttaaagaattattacaaacgtttcggcctaAGGAATGTGGCCGTCTTCGGtgtaaaattgacataaatGATGTAGTCGCAAGTAGAGAAACGTTGATAAGATAGTTAAGCTAGAAACGCTCTCGAACAATGGTTATGATTTTGGTAAAACATCCTCTGATAATACGgtttgtacatttttgttGCTACCctgagagaaatattttgctgaaaatactataaaatcaatgaaaagtaaaataaaagtttttgaaaaattactgaatatatttcaaaatgaatcataattttccgtatgaaaatttaatgtaatactatgaaatataaggaaagttaaaatatactgctaaaaagtaataaaagagtttttaaataattatcattatgaaatttactgaattaaactgaaaactgttactttttaatgaaaaattgctgaaatatttatgaaattaattaatggggtcaattgagagaaattttcaaatacatttcagcaaaatttcgttatatttttagaaaaatatttccatcagggtAGTCTTATTAAAAGTGTGTAAAGCCAAGGACCATCTTAAACGGTCCGTCAGAAATgtgtatcaaaaattaaaaataagacatGTGTCAACGGCAGTGAGTGGGACTCGACTGGCCTTAGGccgaaatatttctttaataattctttgataaaatgaatttttgagcaaTTCTATCCGGCTCCTGCTCTATTAGCTCGTTtttcatgattattattttaataaggaaGAGCAATATCTTAAtactatttgtattttaatatttcgcaGCTTTGCTTCgttcttataataataaaaaactttacaaTTCTATCCTTGTTTTTACTTGAAATTGTAA
Above is a genomic segment from Linepithema humile isolate Giens D197 chromosome 6, Lhum_UNIL_v1.0, whole genome shotgun sequence containing:
- the Tbh gene encoding tyramine beta-hydroxylase, giving the protein MMLLLLLLVAFAGIHPSWSRHNSLMSENAAVNAVHTVPLGSEVTFHWRVDLTNELVVVEVHYVGDNNSWFAIGFSDYGEQKPADYCVLWSDWHQQVHFQDSWADVDGKLHLDTQQDCLNFAWRRRGNVTKFTFYRKFDTCDEYDYIIERGTTHLVWLRGRGPLSSLAGLETSDAKASGMSRTELRRVSHKKPKFPANAWQLELLTHRVQVPNKETTYWCRVHKLPAVLRQKHHILQFGPAIQAGNEHLVHHMEVFHCAGLANLEVPMYDGPCDGADRPEKTQICKKVLAAWAMGADAFVYPEEAGLSIGGADFNPYIMLEVHYNNPELHQGVVDSSGIRFVLTKTLRKYDAGVIELGLEYTDKMAIPPLQEAFTLSGHCITECTGIGLPQNGIHIFASQLHTHLTGTKVITRHVRDGEELSSLNYDNHYSTHFQEIRLLPKPVTVLPGDSLITTCTYNTVKRDNVTLGGFAISDEMCVNYVHYYPNARLEVCKSAISDDALRTYFRYMREWESQKTSAEKGISANYQSIEWTKIRVEALHDLYEAAPLGMQCNGSDGSRLPGLWDNIAATPVRLPLPPPARDCLESSLQQEILNQM